In Candidatus Methanomethylophilus alvi Mx1201, a genomic segment contains:
- the dnaG gene encoding DNA primase DnaG: MVSLNSIDPNATKYMVKAKINADGIVDKPDVVGAIFGQTEGLLGDDLDLRDLQKSGRIGRIEVDVVSKGGKSEGIIYMSSSLDQVETVILAAALETIDRVGPCKASIKVLGIEDVRITKREKIVERAKELLSSLVEQSKGTSADLAQNIRQSVQVEEITTYGKERCPAGPNVKNSEAIIIVEGRSDVLNLLRAGIKNAIAVEGTNVPKTVQDLSRERVTTAFVDGDRGGELILRELFQTAEIDYVARAPRAHEVEELSAKQLVKCLRNKVPGDQYMEMNGLSFEEKDLSAESKKELEEQEDETPAEEEYRPRNHRNGYEDRDEDRGTRRREGNSRRSRKTSDEEDEEGRYGKRRGRKGDRFDNESADRYRKKPRESSFEEEEPVEDQIVDTIPAKRRLMEETPDEEPVTEEPAVEETPVVEETPAVEEPVAEEPTVEEPAMEEAPVVEEPAVEEPVAEEPVKEEAPAEAAAEEEEKPKRTIRAPRTLRGKRDIKSDKILTPEQESLRDTLSDITGTKNSVLMSEDGTVIDKVEVKNLANYLKESDNEDIRTIVFDGVISQNILDISSGKGIKTLVCKRKGKISKLPADIVVWTRDDLV; this comes from the coding sequence GTGGTTTCATTGAACAGCATTGACCCTAACGCAACAAAATACATGGTGAAGGCCAAGATCAACGCCGACGGGATCGTCGACAAGCCCGACGTCGTCGGAGCGATCTTCGGCCAGACGGAAGGACTTCTCGGAGACGACCTCGACCTGAGGGACCTGCAGAAATCCGGAAGGATCGGAAGGATAGAGGTGGACGTCGTCTCCAAGGGAGGGAAGTCCGAGGGGATCATCTACATGTCCAGCAGCCTCGACCAGGTGGAGACTGTCATACTCGCCGCCGCCCTCGAGACCATCGACCGTGTCGGACCCTGCAAGGCATCCATCAAGGTCCTCGGAATCGAGGACGTCCGCATCACCAAGAGGGAGAAGATCGTCGAGCGTGCGAAGGAGCTCCTGAGCTCCCTCGTCGAGCAGTCCAAGGGAACCAGCGCCGACCTCGCCCAGAACATCAGGCAGAGCGTGCAGGTGGAGGAGATCACCACCTACGGCAAGGAGCGCTGCCCTGCCGGACCCAACGTGAAGAATTCCGAGGCCATCATCATCGTCGAGGGCAGGTCCGACGTCCTCAACCTTCTCAGAGCCGGAATAAAGAACGCCATCGCCGTAGAGGGAACCAACGTCCCGAAGACCGTGCAGGACCTCTCCAGGGAGAGGGTTACCACCGCCTTCGTCGACGGAGACAGGGGAGGGGAGCTGATCCTCAGGGAACTCTTCCAGACCGCCGAGATCGACTACGTCGCCCGTGCACCCCGCGCCCACGAGGTCGAGGAGCTTTCCGCCAAACAGCTGGTGAAGTGCCTCCGCAACAAGGTCCCCGGAGACCAGTACATGGAGATGAACGGCCTCTCCTTCGAGGAGAAGGACCTCTCCGCGGAATCCAAGAAGGAACTCGAAGAGCAGGAGGATGAGACCCCCGCGGAGGAGGAGTACAGGCCCAGAAACCACCGCAACGGATACGAGGACCGCGACGAAGACAGGGGCACCAGGAGGCGCGAAGGCAACAGCAGGCGCTCCAGGAAGACCTCCGACGAGGAGGATGAGGAAGGCAGGTACGGAAAACGCCGCGGAAGGAAGGGAGACCGTTTCGACAACGAATCCGCCGACAGATACAGGAAGAAACCGAGGGAGAGTTCGTTCGAAGAGGAGGAACCCGTCGAGGATCAGATCGTGGACACCATCCCCGCCAAGAGGAGGCTCATGGAAGAGACCCCCGACGAGGAACCCGTGACGGAAGAGCCTGCTGTAGAGGAGACCCCTGTGGTCGAAGAGACACCTGCGGTCGAGGAGCCTGTTGCAGAAGAACCTACTGTGGAAGAGCCTGCTATGGAAGAGGCACCCGTCGTCGAGGAACCTGCGGTCGAGGAGCCCGTAGCAGAAGAACCTGTCAAGGAGGAGGCCCCTGCAGAGGCGGCCGCCGAAGAAGAGGAGAAGCCCAAGAGGACCATCAGGGCCCCGAGGACCCTCCGCGGAAAGAGGGACATCAAGAGCGACAAGATCCTCACCCCCGAGCAGGAGAGCCTCAGGGACACCCTGTCCGACATCACCGGCACCAAGAACTCCGTCCTCATGTCGGAGGACGGCACCGTCATCGACAAGGTCGAGGTGAAGAATCTGGCCAACTACCTGAAGGAGAGCGATAACGAAGACATCCGCACCATTGTCTTCGACGGGGTCATCTCCCAGAACATCCTGGACATCTCCTCCGGCAAAGGCATAAAGACCCTCGTCTGCAAGCGCAAAGGGAAGATCTCCAAGCTGCCTGCCGACATCGTCGTCTGGACCAGGGACGATCTGGTCTGA